The Cryptomeria japonica chromosome 6, Sugi_1.0, whole genome shotgun sequence genomic interval TGACTTGGTTTGGACGAATTCCAGAGTCttccatttttttaaaaagtttgagGGCTTCTCTGCCATGGCCATGCAtagcatatcctgcaatcatcgcTGTCCATGAAATAACAGTTCTTTCATTCATTTCATCAAATAGTTTTTGTGCCTTGCCTAAGTTTCCGCATTTCGCATACATATCTATAAGAGCATTAACCACAGAGACATCAGACTGAAATCCATTCCTAATTATTTCTTCGTGAATTTCGATTCCTTTTCCCAGAGCTACCATGTTGCCACATGCTGGAAGAACACTAGCAAAAGTTTTTGAATCTAGCATTACACCTGCAGATTTCATTTCTTGAAACAGTTTCAGGGCTTCAACACTGctcccattttgtgcatatcctgcaatcatcgcTGTCCACGAGACGATGCTTCTTTCAGACATTTTCTGAAATAGCTTCATAGCCTCATCCATATGCCCATTTTGTGTATATCCCACAATCATAGCTGTCCAGGAAACTGTATCCCTTACAGACATTTTGTCAAAGAAACTGCGTGCCTTCTCCAAATCgcaacattttgcatacatgtttatGAGAGCACTCTGCACAAAAACATCGGAATGAAATCCACATCTAAttatctctttatgaatctccatGCCCTTTTCCAGAGCTGCCAAATTCGCACAGGCAGGTAGAACAACAGCAAATGTCGTAGGATTTAGGTTCAAGCCTTCCAATCTCATTTGTTGAAACAGCTTCAGGGCTTCCATTTCCCTTCCATTCTGAGCGTACCCGGCAATAATAAGTGTCCAAGTTACCACGTCTCGtcgaggaattttgtcaaacagtttacgTGCAATCTCCAGTTTAtggcattttgcatacatgtctaccagggcactcTGTACAAATACATGCTTATCAAATCCACTCTTGATTGCTTCTTCATGGATCTTCATACCCTGTTCTAAAGCTTTTAATTTTGCGCAAGCTGAGAAAACAGTTGAGAAAATAAAGTGGTCTGGGTGTACACCTGTTTCAGCCATTTGGTTAAACATTTGCAAAGCCTCTTGTGTAAATCCATGTCTGGAATAAGCGGAAATAATTACAGACCATGAGCAAACATCAGGTACAGGAATGGTGTTAAAAACTCTGGTAGCGTCAGCCAGAGTTCCACAGCTAGCATACATGTTAGCAAGGGCATTCCAAATAATGTTGTCCCGCTGAGATCCCCTCGTTTTGATGTGGGCATGTATTAGTTTTCCATCTGTTACAGATTTTCTTTCAACACAAACCTGCAAAGGAGAAATGTGAGTAGAAGAGTCTACATGTTGATCCACAGCATTTAAGATCTgaattcctactttcacatctttgAGATTGACAGAAGAAGTTGTAAACATTCTGAACTGAAGGGCAAGCGTTTGCCAGACAAATAACATGGTGGTTTTATTCTTTTGAGGATTCCACAAGATTTGAACAGCCATTGACAACTATGAAAGTACTGTTTGAGGTAATAGtcaaggattgccattgttcagtAGAGCATTCTGAAGCTGCTTCTACTTAATGATTGAGATTGAattttttaattactttatttCGTTGTCGTTCCTGAGCTATAGAGCACAAAGAGGTAGTTAAAAAACCTTTGTACAGCCTACTAATTTTCATAATTCTTCTGTTTTACAGTGTAGGCTGTGTGGCTCGTTCCGTTCAGTGAAGTTTATAATTTATAAGCCAAACTGTGAATTCTTCTCCTTAACAATGGATATATCTCGTTCCATTCAGTATACCCGAACCTTTtttttcatatttcttcttctttatggTGCAAACTCTCTGACTGCCATTTCTTTCCAGTTAAAACTAGTAGTATGATGGTTAGAGATTTATATAAGGTAAAATATTTGGTTGGAGGTTTTGTAAATATGGTAATTTTTAAGTGAGGATGGTTGAAATATTATTcgtattttttttcttaaatattatttaaatttaatatctgATGTGTATTATAGTTTATATATAATTGGGATGTGATGTTTTATTCTTATGaatgttatttaaatatatgaatattgtcaaaatgttgtaGTTCAATTGGTTGAACACAATTG includes:
- the LOC131038004 gene encoding pentatricopeptide repeat-containing protein At3g26782, mitochondrial, which produces MAVQILWNPQKNKTTMLFVWQTLALQFRMFTTSSVNLKDVKVGIQILNAVDQHVDSSTHISPLQVCVERKSVTDGKLIHAHIKTRGSQRDNIIWNALANMYASCGTLADATRVFNTIPVPDVCSWSVIISAYSRHGFTQEALQMFNQMAETGVHPDHFIFSTVFSACAKLKALEQGMKIHEEAIKSGFDKHVFVQSALVDMYAKCHKLEIARKLFDKIPRRDVVTWTLIIAGYAQNGREMEALKLFQQMRLEGLNLNPTTFAVVLPACANLAALEKGMEIHKEIIRCGFHSDVFVQSALINMYAKCCDLEKARSFFDKMSVRDTVSWTAMIVGYTQNGHMDEAMKLFQKMSERSIVSWTAMIAGYAQNGSSVEALKLFQEMKSAGVMLDSKTFASVLPACGNMVALGKGIEIHEEIIRNGFQSDVSVVNALIDMYAKCGNLGKAQKLFDEMNERTVISWTAMIAGYAMHGHGREALKLFKKMEDSGIRPNQVTFVCVLSACCHAGLAEEGIQYFNKMSDYYNVTPVMEHYNCIVDLLGRAGCLDAAISFINNMPIKPDAAMWGCLLSSCRIHNNIELGEQVAERLFELEPSNSGTYVLLSNIYAAAGKWNDVDKVQKIMRVRGVKKTPGCSWIEVNKELHSFLVGDRSHPQMQAIYTELDRLYGEMKATGYVPDTRFVLNDIEEEQKEQALCHHSEKLAIAFGLLNTPDGETIRVIKNLRVCGDCHSAIKCFSNIVTREIIVRDTNRYHHFKDGQCSCGDYW